Proteins from a single region of Gemmatirosa kalamazoonensis:
- a CDS encoding helicase HerA domain-containing protein — protein MPNALRVAANLALPLDTVTGTMAVLGIRGSGKSTTATVIVEELLEHGQQVAVIDPTDVWWGLKSSADGKSPGYPVVILGGRRGDLPLAAGDGATIADFVVESNASVVCSLRHFESQRDMRRFVTDFARRLYFRKGQEGRATPLMCVFDEASLFVPQRVMGEDAQMVGAIQKLVRQGRASGFGVTLIDQRASTVNKDVLTQVELLVCHRTVAPQDRKALEAWIDEHDAEGRAEDFLTSLRRLPQGTAWFWSPEWLDVFQQVQVRSARTFDSRRTPKAGERVKAPTRTADVDLEALKAKLATTIEQARADDPRELRKRITELERELKQRGAAPDPAALQAEYKRGLEAAVQELRTLLVGRAVDLRATAERLTDVATAAVDAMRRTADAIAGDVPAHIAAAPPAVGRIPARPTRSAAAAPRSAPPVRRSPAPASGNGVHVSGTQQRILNALALFEQLGQTPTSRAAVAGVCGISHTTGSFSNNLSTLRTAGLLEDAPGGAIALTADGRAHITELPTVVSVDDVHSLWIDASNSLSGTQKRMLEQLIGAYPKPITRQQIAEALGVQADTGSFSNNLSKLRTLGLLADVSRSEVIATELLFPRGLA, from the coding sequence ATGCCTAACGCGCTTCGCGTCGCGGCGAACCTCGCGCTGCCGCTCGACACCGTCACGGGCACCATGGCGGTACTCGGCATCCGCGGGTCGGGGAAGTCGACCACCGCCACGGTGATCGTCGAGGAGCTGCTCGAGCACGGCCAGCAGGTCGCCGTGATCGACCCGACCGACGTGTGGTGGGGCCTCAAGAGCTCCGCCGATGGGAAGTCGCCCGGCTACCCGGTCGTCATCCTCGGCGGCCGCCGCGGCGACCTGCCGCTCGCCGCCGGCGACGGCGCGACGATCGCCGACTTCGTCGTGGAGTCGAACGCGTCGGTCGTCTGCTCGCTCCGCCACTTCGAGAGCCAGCGCGACATGCGGCGGTTCGTGACCGACTTCGCGCGCCGCCTCTACTTCCGAAAGGGGCAGGAGGGACGCGCGACGCCGCTCATGTGCGTGTTCGACGAGGCCTCGCTGTTCGTCCCGCAGCGCGTGATGGGCGAGGACGCGCAGATGGTCGGCGCGATCCAGAAGCTCGTGCGCCAGGGCCGCGCCTCCGGCTTCGGCGTCACGCTGATCGATCAGCGCGCGAGCACGGTGAACAAGGACGTGCTCACGCAGGTGGAGCTGCTCGTCTGCCATCGCACCGTGGCGCCGCAGGACCGGAAGGCGCTCGAGGCGTGGATCGACGAGCACGACGCGGAGGGGCGCGCGGAGGACTTCCTCACGTCGCTACGGCGGCTGCCGCAGGGCACCGCCTGGTTCTGGTCTCCGGAGTGGCTCGACGTGTTCCAGCAGGTGCAGGTGCGCTCGGCGCGCACGTTCGACTCACGCCGCACGCCGAAGGCCGGCGAGCGCGTGAAGGCGCCCACGCGCACGGCCGACGTGGACCTCGAGGCGCTGAAGGCGAAGCTCGCGACCACGATCGAGCAGGCGCGCGCCGACGACCCGCGCGAGCTGCGGAAGCGCATCACGGAGCTCGAGCGCGAGCTGAAGCAGCGGGGTGCGGCGCCGGATCCGGCAGCCCTGCAGGCCGAGTACAAGCGCGGGCTCGAGGCCGCCGTGCAGGAGCTGCGTACGCTGCTCGTCGGCCGCGCGGTCGACCTGCGCGCGACAGCGGAGCGGCTCACCGACGTGGCCACGGCCGCGGTGGACGCGATGCGCCGCACGGCCGACGCGATCGCTGGCGACGTGCCCGCGCACATCGCGGCGGCACCGCCCGCGGTGGGACGCATTCCGGCGCGGCCGACACGGTCGGCGGCGGCTGCGCCACGTTCCGCGCCGCCGGTGAGACGCTCGCCGGCGCCGGCGAGCGGCAATGGCGTGCACGTCTCCGGCACGCAGCAGCGGATCCTGAACGCGCTCGCGCTGTTCGAGCAGCTCGGACAGACGCCGACGTCGCGCGCGGCCGTCGCCGGCGTGTGCGGGATCTCGCACACCACGGGGTCGTTCTCGAACAACCTCTCGACGCTCCGCACCGCGGGGCTCCTCGAGGACGCACCGGGCGGCGCGATCGCGCTCACCGCCGACGGCCGCGCGCACATCACGGAACTGCCGACGGTCGTCAGCGTCGACGACGTCCACTCGCTGTGGATCGACGCCAGCAATTCACTCTCGGGCACGCAGAAGCGGATGCTCGAGCAGCTGATCGGCGCGTACCCGAAGCCGATCACGCGCCAGCAGATCGCCGAGGCGCTCGGCGTCCAGGCCGACACCGGCTCGTTCAGCAACAACCTGTCGAAGCTGCGGACGTTAGGCCTCCTCGCCGACGTCTCGCGCTCCGAGGTCATTGCCACCGAACTCCTCTTCCCCCGAGGACTCGCCTGA